The DNA sequence GCAGCAGTAATCAGATAAATAAGGAAGTTTAGCGCAATCATCATAATTGCTGCTACCAGATCTATACTGAAGAATTGCCATACGTCATCCCCGGTGAGGAGGACGTATGGTCCGATATTTTGACCATTCACATAAGCAATTCCGGCATTCGTAGTGATTTCAGTACCACTGTAATTCCCGGTAACCATAATATAGCCATCGCCAGTCAGTGAGATTGTAGCTCGTTCATTACTGGTATCGGCTTGGGTACTATCACTCAAACGGGTGTAGTATGAGCCATCAAACGCTACTGAGCGATTATTTGCTTCAGGATCAGTTGTTACAACTAATGGTTCAAAAATACCCATAATATAGTCATCAATAATAACTTTGGTAATCATTGTTCCGGCAACGAAAAGCATTGATGAAGTAATCATTGCAATACCACTCAAGTACAGCATGCGCTGATGTGGTTTAACAAATGTCCAGAGTTGTTTCCATAAAGACATAATGTGTCTCCTTTCGTAATATACTGTTGAGTGTAATCAAAATTTATTAGTCTTGATCTACATCCATAGTGTTTTGCTCAGTAAACTGGGTGTGATACCATCCATTAGGAATGCGCATCAATTCATCATGGGTACCAGTCTCGACTACCGTACCATCAGAAATTACCACAATTTTATCAGCATGTTGCACTGCCGAAAGCCGGTGAGCAACAATAATTTTAATCGTATCATTATAATATTCCATGATATTGGAAATAATATTTTTTTCAGTCTTACCATCAACGGCAGAGAGTGAATCATCAAGAATGAGGACATCGGCATCGCGCACAAATGCACGTGCAAGTGAAAGCCGTTGTTTTTGACCACCTGATAACATAACTCCCGATTCCCCGGTAATTGTTTCTAATCCATGACTCAGGGTGCCGATATCTTTAGTGAAGTCAGCATGTTCAATTGCTTGCATAACTTCAGCTTCAGTTGCATTCGGCTTACCAAGTAAAATATTCTGATAAACAGTTTTAGAAAATACAATATGCTCTTGCGGTACATATGAAATATGCCGGCGAACATCGTATGGACTGAATTCAGTAATATCATGTCCATTGATTTGAATACCGCCATTACCAACTTTATACTGCAACAATAGCTGCCGCAAAATCGTTGTTTTACCGGCACCGGTTGTTCCGACAATTCCAAGGGTCTGACCGCGTCCGATTTCAAAACTTAAATCTTGCAACGTCAGCTGGTGGGCCCGCGGATATTCAAAAGCATAATGTTTAAAGCTAATTGATTCGATTGCCGGCAGGGCTAAAGGCGCGACCGGTTCATGAATATCACTGGTTTCGTTATACACCGCATCAAGGCGAGTATATGAGCCACTACCGCGTTGCAGAATATTAGCAAAAGCTCCGAGGGCGAATAACGGCCACTCAAGCATCCGAACATACACTAGATAAGTAACTAGGATACCAGGCGTCATATTTCCCTGGAAGACATTAATAATTCCCAAGGTAAATGCAATCGTTAATATAATCGCAAAGATGATAGTAAACACCGGGCCATATAGCGAAATCAATTTATTGAATTTATTGTTTGCATGATATGCTGTTTCCGCACCGGCATTTAACTTTGCCATATCTGCTTGTTCTTGCGCATACGCACGAACAACGCGGATACCAACAATTGACTCAAGCACTGAGTTAGAAAGCCGACTTGTGGCTTGTTGTCTTTCCTCATAATATTTCTCTGCCAAAACTTCCAGCCGGTATACAACAAATGGCACAATAACAACCGGAATAAGAATAATCAGCGTTAGCTGCCAATTGATAACTAACATACAACCTAAAAGCAACACTAAATAAAGCGAAGCCTCAGCAAGCATAAAGAGACCAAAATCAATAGCCTCATTCATAGCCTGAATATCTTCAGTTGCCCGCGACATCAAATCACCGGTTAAATATTTTTTAAAGAATTTACCATCGAGCGAAATAATGTGGTTAAAGAACCGCCGCCGCAATTTAAATTCCAAAAGGTTAGCGTTATGAATAAAGATGAAATTCCAAATAACACTAAAGAAGTAGCCGACAACGATAATAATAATCATGCCGATTGCTACATAAAGCAAAATGTCAAAAGTGAGTGTATGCATCGTCATCTGGTCAATCATAAAACCGGTAATCCAAGGCACTAACAACGAGAACACATCACTGACAAATAAAGTAGAGAATGCCAAAACATACCGCCACTTCATTT is a window from the Culicoidibacter larvae genome containing:
- a CDS encoding ABC transporter ATP-binding protein is translated as MFRIFGQLGWFIREMKWRYVLAFSTLFVSDVFSLLVPWITGFMIDQMTMHTLTFDILLYVAIGMIIIIVVGYFFSVIWNFIFIHNANLLEFKLRRRFFNHIISLDGKFFKKYLTGDLMSRATEDIQAMNEAIDFGLFMLAEASLYLVLLLGCMLVINWQLTLIILIPVVIVPFVVYRLEVLAEKYYEERQQATSRLSNSVLESIVGIRVVRAYAQEQADMAKLNAGAETAYHANNKFNKLISLYGPVFTIIFAIILTIAFTLGIINVFQGNMTPGILVTYLVYVRMLEWPLFALGAFANILQRGSGSYTRLDAVYNETSDIHEPVAPLALPAIESISFKHYAFEYPRAHQLTLQDLSFEIGRGQTLGIVGTTGAGKTTILRQLLLQYKVGNGGIQINGHDITEFSPYDVRRHISYVPQEHIVFSKTVYQNILLGKPNATEAEVMQAIEHADFTKDIGTLSHGLETITGESGVMLSGGQKQRLSLARAFVRDADVLILDDSLSAVDGKTEKNIISNIMEYYNDTIKIIVAHRLSAVQHADKIVVISDGTVVETGTHDELMRIPNGWYHTQFTEQNTMDVDQD